From a region of the Hymenobacter jejuensis genome:
- a CDS encoding nitroreductase family protein, translated as MKHTPVVYPIHELIRNRWSPRSFASYPVAPETLNQVFEAASWAASAMNEQPWRYIYAHHANTEAFGKMVECLMPGNRPWAKDAAVLILALAKTHYDNGTPNGAALHDLGLANGNLILEATALGLHGHFMGGFDRAKAIELFHLPDNLQPAVMIALGYQGEIDQLDEPFRSREKAERQRKPLSEFVFHQQLPTE; from the coding sequence ATGAAACACACCCCTGTTGTTTATCCTATTCACGAGCTCATTCGCAACCGCTGGAGCCCGCGTTCTTTTGCCAGCTATCCCGTAGCGCCCGAAACCCTAAATCAGGTATTCGAAGCTGCTTCTTGGGCCGCCAGCGCCATGAACGAGCAGCCTTGGCGCTACATCTACGCCCACCATGCCAACACCGAAGCCTTCGGCAAAATGGTGGAATGCCTGATGCCCGGCAATCGCCCTTGGGCCAAAGATGCGGCCGTGCTGATACTGGCGCTGGCCAAAACCCATTATGACAACGGCACGCCCAACGGCGCAGCCCTACACGATTTGGGCCTTGCCAACGGCAACTTGATTTTGGAAGCGACGGCCTTGGGCCTGCACGGCCACTTTATGGGCGGCTTCGACCGGGCCAAAGCCATTGAACTTTTCCACCTGCCTGATAATCTGCAACCAGCAGTAATGATTGCTTTGGGCTATCAGGGTGAGATCGACCAACTGGACGAGCCTTTCCGAAGCCGGGAAAAGGCCGAGCGCCAACGCAAACCCCTTTCTGAATTCGTCTTTCACCAGCAATTGCCCACCGAATGA
- a CDS encoding pirin family protein, whose amino-acid sequence MNHRITRANERGLKDIGWLQSNFTFSFSSYANPERNGFGLLRVFNDDFVKPGNGFGLHAHANMEIISVMLGGRMNHIDSLGYKEEVTTDGVQIMSAGSGLRHEEHNIGDDEVNFLQIWIEPKLQNVTPRYQRRSFPEAKRKNQLTTIVSNEEGTAHCWINQNARLSLGYFDAGQTLTYGFSPLNKLVFVFVITGELLVNGQALAKRDSIGIWETDTINIECPSEARFILIEAPINH is encoded by the coding sequence ATGAACCACCGCATCACCCGAGCCAACGAACGGGGCCTCAAGGACATCGGCTGGCTCCAGAGCAACTTCACGTTTAGCTTCAGCAGTTACGCCAACCCCGAACGCAACGGCTTTGGGTTGTTGCGGGTGTTCAACGACGACTTTGTGAAGCCCGGCAACGGCTTTGGCTTGCACGCGCATGCCAACATGGAAATCATTTCCGTGATGCTGGGCGGCCGGATGAACCACATCGACAGCCTCGGCTACAAGGAAGAAGTGACCACCGACGGCGTGCAAATTATGAGTGCGGGCAGCGGCCTGCGTCACGAGGAGCACAACATCGGCGACGACGAGGTCAATTTCCTCCAAATCTGGATTGAGCCCAAGTTGCAGAACGTTACGCCGCGCTACCAACGTCGCAGCTTCCCAGAGGCCAAGCGCAAAAACCAGCTTACGACCATCGTCAGCAACGAAGAGGGCACGGCGCATTGCTGGATTAACCAGAATGCCCGGCTTTCCCTGGGTTATTTCGATGCCGGGCAGACGCTCACGTACGGTTTTAGCCCCTTGAACAAGCTTGTGTTTGTGTTTGTGATTACGGGCGAGCTGCTTGTAAACGGGCAAGCACTGGCCAAGCGCGACAGCATTGGCATCTGGGAAACTGACACCATTAACATCGAGTGCCCGTCGGAAGCTCGCTTTATTCTGATCGAAGCGCCTATTAATCACTAG
- a CDS encoding OsmC family protein: MPTITAHSGAEHFRTEISSDSGHQLLADEPTDNGGQNAGMAPAELLASSLGACTCITVRMYAARKQWPLRGIDTTVSFERNAQHVVTHLTRHLRLDGDLSEEQRQRLLQVANACPVHKALTASVAIDTELV, encoded by the coding sequence ATGCCCACAATCACGGCGCACAGTGGTGCCGAGCATTTCCGTACTGAGATAAGCTCTGACAGCGGCCACCAGCTGCTAGCCGATGAACCGACCGACAACGGCGGCCAAAACGCGGGCATGGCGCCGGCCGAGCTACTGGCTTCGTCGCTGGGCGCTTGCACGTGCATCACGGTGCGCATGTACGCCGCCCGTAAGCAATGGCCCCTGCGCGGAATTGATACAACGGTGAGTTTCGAGCGCAATGCGCAGCACGTGGTTACACACCTTACCCGCCACCTGCGCCTCGACGGCGACCTGTCCGAAGAGCAGCGCCAACGGCTGCTGCAAGTCGCGAATGCCTGCCCCGTACATAAAGCGCTCACGGCGTCAGTAGCCATCGATACAGAGCTTGTATAG
- a CDS encoding ferredoxin--NADP reductase, producing the protein MNDLYNKLTISKIKRELADVKTFYFEEPDAQQIYYEPGQYLTFVLQTATQEIRRSYSIISAPVLGEPLAIGVKRIPNGAFSRYLIDQAQPGDQLLTIGAAGFFTLPPDIDAYQQVFFLAAGSGITPVFSLLKTVLYAHPTLRAVLIYSNRSREETIFHAELDQLASKFPQRLRIEYLYSNNAVLAQARLYKDLLKSFIAKLGVAPREKTLAYLCGPTEYMRMCVYGLREAGVPFENIKRENFSTDTLVIPKIQPPDTEVHTVTVHLRKQKLEFQVQYPNTILQAAKKHGINLPYSCETGRCGSCVARCTAGQVWMSYNEVLTEKDLAKKLALTCVGYPINGDVWLEI; encoded by the coding sequence ATGAATGATTTATATAATAAGCTAACGATAAGCAAGATTAAACGCGAACTGGCGGATGTAAAAACCTTTTATTTCGAGGAACCGGATGCACAACAGATATACTATGAGCCGGGACAGTACCTGACGTTTGTGTTGCAAACTGCTACGCAGGAAATTCGGCGGTCGTATTCCATTATTTCGGCTCCCGTTTTGGGCGAGCCTCTGGCCATCGGGGTGAAAAGAATTCCTAACGGAGCATTTTCGCGCTACTTAATTGACCAAGCTCAACCCGGAGACCAATTGCTGACCATCGGCGCCGCCGGGTTTTTCACCTTGCCGCCTGACATTGATGCTTATCAGCAGGTATTTTTTCTGGCGGCAGGTAGCGGCATTACGCCGGTATTTTCGTTGCTCAAAACGGTGCTATACGCGCATCCAACGTTGCGTGCGGTACTTATTTACAGCAACCGCTCACGCGAGGAAACCATTTTTCACGCGGAGCTTGACCAATTAGCGTCCAAATTTCCGCAACGGCTGCGCATCGAATATTTGTACAGCAATAACGCCGTGTTGGCGCAGGCGCGTTTGTACAAAGATTTGCTGAAATCATTTATTGCAAAACTCGGCGTTGCTCCACGCGAAAAAACGCTGGCCTATCTGTGCGGTCCCACGGAATATATGCGCATGTGCGTGTACGGCCTGCGGGAAGCCGGCGTGCCTTTTGAAAATATTAAGCGCGAGAATTTTAGTACGGATACGCTCGTAATTCCTAAAATACAACCTCCAGATACAGAGGTACATACAGTAACTGTGCATCTGCGCAAACAGAAGCTTGAATTTCAGGTGCAGTACCCGAATACGATTCTGCAAGCGGCCAAAAAGCACGGAATTAATCTGCCTTATAGCTGCGAAACCGGCCGCTGCGGTAGTTGCGTAGCCCGGTGTACGGCTGGCCAGGTTTGGATGTCCTACAACGAAGTGCTAACCGAAAAAGACCTTGCCAAGAAGCTGGCCTTGACGTGCGTAGGATACCCAATAAACGGGGATGTGTGGCTTGAAATATAA
- a CDS encoding DUF72 domain-containing protein, whose product MKSWFIGCSGFHYRHWKETFYPKGLPQRKWFDYYSEHFKTLELNVTFYRFPQLSFLENWYQKSPSDFCFSVKAPRLITHYKQFNESRQLLADFYGTIAEGLQEKLGCILFQLPPKTTFTEERLQKIIDNLDPAYQNVLEFRHVSWWNEVVYNTFAQHKITFCGMSHPDLPTNIIHNTSVLYYRLHGVPQLYKSPYSEEELVRIADEINGAPDVQQAYIYFNNDIDASAIGNARQMQEYCLGQLALH is encoded by the coding sequence ATGAAATCCTGGTTTATTGGGTGTTCCGGTTTTCATTATCGCCATTGGAAAGAAACGTTCTATCCCAAGGGCTTGCCACAGCGCAAGTGGTTCGATTACTACAGCGAGCACTTTAAAACGCTTGAGCTTAATGTTACTTTTTATCGGTTTCCGCAGCTTTCTTTTCTGGAAAATTGGTACCAAAAAAGCCCATCCGATTTCTGCTTTTCGGTAAAAGCGCCGCGCCTGATTACGCATTACAAACAATTCAACGAATCTAGGCAGCTGCTTGCTGATTTTTATGGCACCATTGCCGAGGGCTTGCAGGAAAAACTCGGGTGTATATTATTTCAGTTGCCACCCAAAACCACATTCACCGAAGAACGCCTGCAAAAGATTATTGATAATTTAGATCCAGCCTATCAGAACGTGCTGGAATTTCGCCACGTTAGTTGGTGGAACGAAGTAGTGTACAACACATTCGCACAGCATAAAATCACTTTCTGTGGCATGAGCCACCCCGATCTGCCCACGAATATAATTCACAATACCTCGGTGCTGTATTACCGCTTGCACGGCGTGCCGCAGCTCTACAAATCGCCTTATTCGGAGGAAGAATTGGTGCGAATTGCCGACGAAATAAACGGCGCTCCTGATGTGCAGCAAGCCTATATTTATTTTAACAACGATATAGACGCCTCAGCCATTGGCAATGCCCGGCAAATGCAGGAATATTGCCTCGGCCAGTTGGCGTTACACTAG
- a CDS encoding DUF72 domain-containing protein: protein MPVTYIGCSGFSYRDWKGVLYPEGLPPRKWFEYYTQQFNTLELNVTFYRMPELATFEGWYTKSPAEYRFAVKAPRLVTHYKKFNAEAQAVLADFYGTVQEGLREKLGPVLFQLPPKAAYTEELLQRILDSFDPAFNNVLEFRHPTWWEGEVYRELARHRVAFVGQSHPQPLPDEVIANTDVLYYRFHGVPELYTTPYSAEFLQRIADEIQSAPHVKEVYLYFNNGIGGAAVNNARTMQQLLTVKRKS from the coding sequence ATGCCTGTTACCTACATTGGCTGCTCCGGCTTTTCTTACCGCGATTGGAAGGGCGTATTGTATCCGGAGGGGTTGCCGCCGCGCAAATGGTTTGAGTATTACACGCAGCAGTTCAACACGTTGGAACTGAACGTGACCTTCTACCGAATGCCGGAACTGGCGACTTTTGAGGGCTGGTACACGAAAAGTCCGGCCGAGTACCGCTTTGCGGTGAAAGCACCGCGCCTCGTGACGCACTACAAGAAATTCAATGCGGAAGCCCAGGCTGTTCTAGCCGATTTTTACGGCACGGTGCAGGAAGGGCTACGCGAAAAACTGGGCCCGGTGCTGTTTCAGCTACCGCCCAAAGCGGCTTACACCGAAGAACTGCTCCAACGCATTCTCGACAGCTTTGATCCCGCATTTAATAATGTACTGGAATTTCGGCACCCCACTTGGTGGGAAGGCGAGGTATACCGCGAATTGGCCCGCCACCGCGTTGCCTTTGTGGGGCAGAGCCACCCGCAGCCCCTTCCCGACGAAGTAATTGCTAATACCGACGTGCTGTATTATCGCTTCCACGGCGTGCCGGAGTTGTACACAACGCCCTACAGCGCTGAGTTTTTGCAACGAATTGCCGACGAAATTCAGTCCGCGCCACACGTGAAAGAAGTGTATTTATACTTCAATAACGGCATCGGCGGCGCGGCCGTCAACAATGCCCGGACGATGCAACAATTACTAACGGTCAAGAGAAAATCGTAG
- a CDS encoding DUF4249 domain-containing protein codes for MHANSLIDLLRGVWRRRALLPVLLLASCIDRFEPKVAQKSVGYLVIDGAINAAGVSTIRLSRTQNLGNKTAPPAEIKANVFIEQEAGTRYPLAETAPGTYTSAVLTLSPDKRYRLFVRSSGQREYASDFVQAKITPAIDSVTWQISDKGLQFYVNAHDDANNTRYYRWDYEETWDFNSAFRAQIELRNNRLQLLTEDINHCWATARAPSIKLSSTIKLTQDVVTHYPLTLLPSNSTKLQVKYSLLVRQYALTAAEFAYWELLQKNTESLGTLFDPLPSQLVGNVHALSDASETVIGFVGVQSVTEQRLFIDRNRDLPHTNAWLPVTGYESCVRVDTILVRNPTGPQDPRYISYFKDNPFAPIEFIDSRTKPAYSYSTAECVDCRKRGTNKQPDFWK; via the coding sequence ATGCACGCAAATTCATTGATCGACTTACTACGTGGGGTATGGCGTCGGCGGGCCTTGCTGCCGGTGTTGTTGCTGGCGAGTTGCATTGACCGCTTCGAGCCAAAAGTTGCCCAGAAATCAGTTGGGTATTTAGTAATAGACGGTGCGATCAACGCAGCCGGGGTGAGTACAATTCGTCTCTCGCGCACGCAAAACCTCGGCAACAAAACGGCGCCGCCAGCGGAAATCAAAGCCAATGTGTTCATCGAGCAGGAAGCAGGAACGCGCTACCCCTTAGCCGAAACTGCCCCCGGTACTTATACATCGGCCGTGCTGACGCTTTCTCCCGACAAGCGGTATCGCCTGTTTGTGCGCAGCAGCGGGCAGCGGGAGTACGCCTCGGACTTTGTGCAGGCCAAAATCACGCCGGCCATCGACTCGGTAACGTGGCAGATCAGCGACAAAGGGCTGCAATTTTATGTGAATGCCCACGACGATGCCAACAACACCCGCTATTACCGCTGGGACTACGAAGAAACCTGGGATTTTAATTCTGCTTTTCGCGCCCAGATAGAATTACGCAACAACCGCCTTCAGCTGCTTACCGAAGACATTAATCACTGCTGGGCCACGGCCCGCGCGCCGTCCATCAAGCTGAGCAGCACCATAAAACTTACGCAGGACGTCGTAACGCACTACCCGCTGACCTTACTGCCCAGCAACTCCACGAAGCTGCAAGTGAAATACAGCCTGTTGGTGCGGCAGTACGCGCTGACGGCGGCGGAGTTTGCCTACTGGGAGCTGCTGCAAAAAAACACGGAAAGCCTGGGCACCCTGTTCGACCCTTTGCCCAGCCAGCTGGTGGGCAACGTGCACGCCCTCTCGGATGCCAGCGAAACGGTCATCGGCTTTGTGGGCGTGCAGTCGGTGACGGAGCAACGCCTCTTTATCGATCGCAACCGCGACCTGCCGCACACCAATGCTTGGCTCCCTGTTACTGGCTACGAAAGCTGCGTCCGCGTGGATACTATCCTCGTCCGGAACCCCACCGGCCCGCAGGACCCACGGTATATTAGCTATTTCAAGGACAATCCTTTTGCGCCCATTGAATTTATTGATTCGCGTACCAAACCTGCCTATTCCTACTCCACCGCCGAGTGCGTAGACTGCCGCAAGCGCGGCACCAACAAGCAGCCGGATTTTTGGAAATAG
- a CDS encoding DUF4249 domain-containing protein — translation MGYFSLLLRPASLWWALLLLALASCIDRFEPTVLNASVGYLVVDGSINLNGVSTVRLSRTQNLSSKDAPPAETKASVFIEQEGGLRFPLLETAPGVYASQALNLVPGKRYRLFFRTQKQQDFASDFVEAKTTPAIDSVTWQAGAQGLQFYVDAHDAANNTRYYRWDFEETWEFTSAYVSGVEYRNGQLTSRTGEDIFHCWRTEKSTAIKLGSTAKLGQDVIAHQPLTLLPPTSEKLGQKYSLLVRQYALTAAEFAYWELLQKNTESLGTLFDPLPSQLVGNVHALSDASETVIGFVGVQSVTEKRIFVDYGQLPRTWVFQTGYEKCVPPDTIPGPHDLKKPPLPLVIEFFKSGVFLPIEEIQIGTDPTKYYLYSSAECVDCRKRGTNKRPAFWQ, via the coding sequence ATGGGCTACTTTTCGCTTCTGCTGCGCCCGGCTAGTCTTTGGTGGGCGTTGCTTTTATTGGCGCTGGCAAGTTGCATCGACCGCTTCGAGCCGACCGTACTCAACGCTTCCGTTGGCTATTTGGTCGTAGATGGGAGCATTAACCTCAATGGAGTAAGCACTGTTCGGCTCTCGCGCACGCAGAATCTGAGTAGCAAAGACGCCCCGCCGGCCGAAACCAAAGCCAGCGTATTTATTGAGCAAGAGGGCGGCCTGCGCTTTCCGCTGCTCGAAACGGCGCCGGGGGTGTACGCTTCCCAAGCGCTAAACCTGGTTCCGGGTAAGCGTTATCGTCTCTTTTTTCGGACTCAGAAGCAGCAGGATTTTGCCTCCGATTTTGTAGAGGCCAAAACTACACCGGCCATCGATTCGGTGACGTGGCAGGCCGGAGCGCAAGGCTTGCAATTTTATGTGGATGCCCACGACGCTGCCAACAACACCCGCTATTACCGCTGGGACTTTGAGGAAACCTGGGAATTTACTTCCGCCTACGTTTCCGGAGTTGAGTACCGCAACGGCCAGCTTACTTCCCGCACCGGCGAGGACATTTTTCACTGCTGGCGGACGGAGAAATCGACGGCCATTAAATTGGGCAGCACCGCGAAGCTCGGGCAAGATGTGATTGCTCACCAACCGCTCACGCTTTTGCCGCCTACTTCAGAAAAATTGGGGCAAAAATACAGCCTGTTGGTGCGGCAGTACGCGCTGACGGCGGCGGAGTTTGCCTACTGGGAGCTGCTGCAAAAGAACACGGAAAGCCTGGGCACCCTGTTCGACCCCTTGCCCAGCCAGCTGGTGGGCAACGTGCACGCCCTCTCGGATGCCAGCGAAACGGTCATCGGCTTTGTGGGCGTGCAGTCGGTCACCGAAAAGCGCATTTTCGTCGATTATGGCCAATTGCCCCGTACCTGGGTTTTTCAGACCGGCTACGAAAAGTGCGTTCCGCCCGACACCATCCCCGGCCCGCATGACCTCAAAAAGCCGCCGCTGCCGCTCGTAATCGAGTTTTTCAAGAGCGGCGTCTTCCTCCCAATTGAAGAAATACAGATCGGGACGGACCCCACTAAGTATTACCTCTACTCATCGGCCGAGTGCGTGGACTGCCGCAAGCGCGGCACCAACAAGCGACCGGCTTTTTGGCAATAA
- a CDS encoding TonB-dependent receptor: MLCAVSSGYAQNATPPVISGIFERATFEHFAKAIESKSKYRFYFNPAAVDSLSITTEVRERPLPEVLDLVFKGTKLHYAIDGEGRVYITSGLRLESELPADYFRPGDEEKVAVVDNANDDAANRKSRSAAALQLKVYEISGGRGATANGNVTLVGHVRELKSGEAVIGASVYIESPSIGTATDQFGYYSLTLPVGRHELKIRGVGIKNTRRQVVLRTDGKLDVEVEEDITTLKEVVIEAEKDKNVAGLQMGLERLDIKTMKQVPTAFGETDILRVVLTLPGVKSVGEGSTGMNVRGGGTDQNLILFNDATVYNPSHLFGFFSAFNPDILKTVELYKGTIPARYGGRLSSVLDIATRDGNKKQFAGSGGIGLLTSRLALEGPIVKDKSSFIISGRTSYSDWLLHLLSNSKLKQSAAAFYDLNAHISNEIDDKNSVYLTGYRSRDRFKLASDSVYQYENTNASAKWKHNFNNRLYGVLTGAFSQYSYNISSQDNPITNARLKYDIRQVNAQADFSYLPSAKHSIDFGVSSILYNVSPGTFAPSSDESLIVPDALAREKAVESAVYASDLITVTPRLAVSIGLRYSLFNALGPRDVYQYLGGVSKSVNTITDTLHYQKGKALATYHGPEYRLSAKYSLSDNSSMKVSFNRLRQYIHMLSNTASMSPTDSWKLSDANIRPQVGDQISVGYYRNFKSNTIETSVETYYKVMHDFLDYKGGATLLLNHHIETDVINAEGKAYGVEVMVKKLTGKINGWVSYTYSRSLVQVNVATTSDMINGGRFYPSNFDKPHDVTLIGNYRFSRRFSTSLNFNYSTGRPITLPLAKYVTANSTRVLYSDRNEYRVPDYYRADFALNFEGNHKVKKLAHGSWTLSVYNLTGRKNPYSIYFKSENGQIKGYKLSIFGRPIPTITYNFKF, from the coding sequence ATGTTATGTGCTGTATCTTCCGGTTATGCGCAAAACGCCACGCCGCCGGTAATCAGCGGAATATTTGAGAGGGCCACTTTTGAGCATTTTGCCAAAGCCATAGAGTCGAAGTCGAAGTATCGCTTTTACTTTAATCCGGCGGCCGTTGACAGCTTATCCATCACGACGGAAGTGCGGGAGCGGCCATTGCCGGAAGTGCTGGATTTGGTATTCAAGGGCACGAAGCTGCATTACGCTATCGATGGCGAAGGGCGCGTGTACATCACCTCGGGCCTCCGGTTGGAATCGGAGTTGCCGGCTGACTATTTCCGGCCGGGCGATGAGGAAAAAGTTGCTGTCGTTGACAATGCCAACGACGACGCGGCCAACCGCAAATCGCGCTCTGCGGCGGCGCTGCAACTGAAAGTATACGAAATCAGTGGTGGCCGTGGGGCTACGGCCAACGGCAACGTCACGCTGGTCGGGCACGTTCGGGAGCTGAAATCGGGCGAGGCCGTGATCGGCGCTTCGGTGTACATCGAGTCGCCATCCATCGGCACGGCCACCGATCAGTTTGGGTACTACTCGCTGACGTTGCCCGTGGGCCGGCACGAACTGAAAATTAGGGGTGTGGGCATCAAAAATACACGGCGCCAAGTGGTGTTGCGCACCGACGGAAAGCTGGACGTAGAGGTCGAAGAAGACATCACTACGCTGAAGGAAGTGGTGATTGAGGCCGAGAAAGACAAAAACGTGGCGGGCCTGCAAATGGGGCTGGAGCGGCTCGACATCAAAACCATGAAGCAGGTGCCCACCGCCTTCGGCGAAACGGACATTTTGCGCGTGGTGCTGACCTTGCCCGGCGTCAAGTCGGTAGGCGAGGGCAGTACCGGGATGAACGTGCGCGGCGGGGGCACGGACCAAAACCTGATCCTGTTTAATGATGCGACCGTCTACAACCCCTCGCACTTGTTCGGCTTTTTCTCGGCCTTTAACCCCGACATCCTCAAAACCGTCGAGCTATACAAAGGAACAATTCCAGCGCGCTACGGCGGGCGCTTGTCGTCGGTGCTGGACATTGCCACGCGCGACGGCAACAAAAAGCAGTTCGCTGGCTCGGGCGGTATCGGATTGCTAACCAGTCGATTAGCACTTGAGGGCCCGATCGTGAAGGACAAAAGCTCTTTTATCATCAGTGGGCGGACCAGCTACTCCGACTGGTTGCTGCACCTGCTGTCGAATAGCAAGCTGAAGCAAAGCGCCGCCGCTTTCTATGATCTTAACGCGCACATTAGCAATGAGATAGATGATAAGAACTCCGTGTACCTTACCGGGTACCGGAGCCGCGATAGGTTTAAGCTGGCCAGCGATAGCGTGTACCAATACGAGAACACCAACGCCAGCGCGAAGTGGAAGCACAATTTCAACAACCGCCTTTACGGGGTCCTGACCGGCGCTTTCAGCCAATACAGCTACAACATTTCCAGTCAGGATAACCCAATCACCAACGCGCGACTTAAGTACGACATCCGGCAGGTGAATGCGCAGGCCGATTTTAGCTACCTGCCCAGCGCCAAGCACAGCATCGACTTTGGCGTAAGCTCCATTCTGTACAACGTCTCGCCCGGCACGTTTGCGCCCTCCAGCGACGAATCGCTGATTGTTCCCGACGCGTTGGCCCGCGAAAAAGCGGTCGAAAGTGCCGTGTATGCTTCCGATCTCATTACGGTTACGCCCCGCTTGGCCGTTTCCATCGGGCTGCGTTACTCGCTCTTTAATGCCTTGGGACCCAGAGATGTATACCAATACCTAGGAGGCGTGTCTAAATCGGTGAATACCATCACCGACACGCTGCACTACCAGAAAGGCAAAGCGCTCGCCACGTACCATGGCCCGGAATACCGCTTATCGGCCAAGTATTCGCTTTCCGACAACTCCTCGATGAAGGTGAGCTTCAACCGGCTGCGCCAATACATTCACATGCTATCGAATACGGCCTCGATGTCGCCGACGGATAGCTGGAAATTGAGCGATGCCAACATTCGGCCGCAGGTTGGCGACCAGATTTCGGTGGGGTATTACCGCAATTTCAAAAGCAACACCATCGAAACGTCCGTGGAAACCTACTACAAGGTGATGCACGACTTCCTGGATTACAAAGGCGGCGCGACGTTGCTCCTGAATCACCACATCGAAACCGATGTAATTAACGCGGAAGGCAAGGCGTACGGCGTAGAAGTAATGGTGAAAAAGCTGACGGGCAAAATCAACGGCTGGGTGAGCTATACTTATTCGCGCTCGCTGGTGCAAGTCAACGTGGCTACCACCAGCGACATGATCAACGGCGGCCGGTTTTACCCGAGCAATTTCGACAAGCCCCACGACGTCACGCTGATTGGTAATTACCGCTTCAGTCGGCGCTTTAGCACTTCGCTTAATTTTAATTACAGCACGGGTCGGCCCATTACGCTGCCGCTGGCCAAATACGTCACGGCCAACTCGACGCGAGTGCTGTATTCCGATCGCAATGAGTACCGCGTGCCCGATTATTACCGCGCCGACTTTGCGCTGAATTTCGAGGGCAACCACAAAGTGAAGAAGCTGGCGCACGGCTCCTGGACGCTGTCTGTCTACAATCTGACGGGCCGCAAGAATCCGTATTCAATTTATTTCAAATCGGAAAATGGCCAGATCAAAGGCTATAAGCTCTCCATTTTTGGGCGGCCAATTCCTACTATCACCTACAACTTCAAATTCTAG
- a CDS encoding 1-phosphofructokinase family hexose kinase, producing the protein MNRIVTLTLNPAIDKSTSVDKLVPEHKMRCVAPKLEPGGGGINVSRGLKRLGLESLALFPAGGPAGLLLQELLEREHIAQHAIAAANWTRENFIVVDSATNQQYRFGMPGTLLLPDEQAQVLRVLQELTPAPEFLVISGSMPPGVAPDFLVEVVRRAHAAGTKVIADTSGPALERIVEEGVYLIKPNVGELARMAGVDELDSAAVGKAAKALIAKGKCEIIVVSLGPQGACVVTQDMEDHVPAPAVKKRSTVGAGDSMVAGMLYALSTGKSVRQMVRLGVACGTAATMNSGTELFKPSDAEKLYQWLLRTMSEHVLD; encoded by the coding sequence ATGAATCGCATCGTAACCCTTACTCTCAACCCGGCCATCGACAAAAGCACCTCGGTGGATAAGCTTGTGCCGGAGCACAAAATGCGGTGCGTAGCGCCCAAGCTTGAGCCCGGCGGCGGCGGCATCAACGTGTCGCGGGGGCTAAAGCGGCTCGGTCTGGAGTCGCTCGCGCTGTTTCCGGCCGGCGGACCAGCGGGGCTGCTTTTGCAGGAACTACTTGAGCGCGAGCATATTGCACAACACGCTATTGCCGCGGCCAACTGGACGCGCGAGAACTTTATCGTCGTCGACTCTGCTACCAATCAGCAGTATCGGTTCGGGATGCCGGGCACGCTGCTTTTGCCTGACGAACAAGCGCAGGTGTTGCGCGTGCTTCAGGAGCTTACGCCCGCTCCCGAATTTCTGGTTATCAGCGGCAGTATGCCCCCCGGCGTTGCCCCGGATTTTTTGGTAGAAGTAGTGCGGCGGGCGCACGCGGCGGGCACCAAAGTAATAGCCGATACTTCGGGGCCGGCACTCGAACGCATTGTCGAGGAGGGCGTGTACCTCATCAAGCCCAACGTGGGAGAGCTAGCCCGCATGGCCGGCGTCGATGAGCTGGACAGCGCCGCTGTGGGCAAAGCCGCCAAAGCCCTGATCGCCAAAGGCAAATGCGAGATTATCGTTGTGTCGTTGGGGCCGCAGGGCGCCTGCGTCGTGACCCAGGACATGGAAGACCACGTGCCGGCGCCCGCCGTAAAAAAGCGCAGCACTGTAGGAGCCGGCGACAGCATGGTAGCCGGAATGCTTTACGCGCTATCAACGGGCAAATCGGTGCGCCAGATGGTGCGGCTGGGCGTGGCTTGCGGTACGGCGGCCACGATGAACTCGGGTACCGAACTGTTCAAGCCTAGTGATGCCGAAAAGCTGTATCAATGGCTGCTCCGAACCATGTCAGAGCATGTATTGGACTAA